A segment of the Superficieibacter sp. HKU1 genome:
GCAATGCTGCTTATGGCCGCCTCGCGAACGCTGGCATCGGGTTCAGTGTGGCTATCGGTAAACGGGGTAAGCCGCGATTGCGTTTCAGGATCGGAGGAGTTGCCCAGCTCCACCGCAGCATCACGACGTATCGCCGCATCGGCACTGCTGAGTTGCAGGCTGGCGAGGGCAATGGTCAGTTGCGCTTTGACCTCGTCATCCTTTTCGAGCGCTTTACGCTGTATCAGCATGGGTAACATCGAGGGCTGCGCGTCACGACGCAGCGTTTTTGCCGCGGCCAGCCTTTCCGTGACGTTGTCACTTATTAGCAAGTGCGTGGCGAGGGCTACTGCCGCCAGATTACGTAACCGGTTTGTCAGACGGACTTTTTTAAGCCCGCCCTCGGGCGTTGAGGTTCCATCCAGCGCCACGGGCTGACCGTTCTCCAGCGCAAAGGCATGACGTTCGCCATCAACATTGAGATTTTCTGCGGCCAGCGCGCGCAGAAAAGGGATCCGCTGTGGTTGCGGTTCAGCCGCCCATTTTTCCAGTAGCGTTGCCTGCGCGGATCGGCTGGCGGCAACAAAATCATCGGCATCCGCCGCCTGTGCGTTCAGCGGCAGGATCCCTGCCAGCAATAATAAACAGCACATCATACGTATAACGTTCATAACCCCTCCTCCCGAAACGCGCCCTCCGTGAGGAGGGCTAAAAATCATTGCCCGCCTGATTTAACCGGGCTGTCAGATTTTTTTTCATTTCCGGGAATGAACGGGCTCCACGGCTGGGCGCGGACCGGGGCGTCGGTTTGCCATACCACGTTAAACTGACCGTTATTTTCGATTTCACCAATCATCACCGGTTTATGCAGATGGTGGTTGGTTTTATCCATGGTCAACGTAAAGCCAGACGGCGCGGCGAAAGTTTGCCCAGCCATCGCCTCACGCACTTTATCTACATCGGTGGTCCCTGCTTTTTCAACCGCCTGCGCCCACATATGCAGGCCCACATAAGTAGCTTCCATCGGATCGTTAGTTACCACGGTATCGGCGTTGGGCAGCTTATGGGCCTTAGCCCACGCTTTATAGTCGGCGACAAACTTCTGGTTAGCCGGATTATCGACGGATTCAAAATAGTTCCACGCCGCCAGATTGCCCACCAGCGGTTTGGTATCGATGCCACGCAGTTCCTCTTCTCCCACCGAAAACGCCACAACCGGTACATCGGTAGCTTTCAGCCCCTGGTTTGCCAGCTCTTTGTAAAAAGGAACATTGGAATCCCCGTTGATGGTGGACACCACTGCCGTTTTGCCGCCCGCGGAGAATTTTTTAATATTGGCAACGATAGTCTGGTAGTCGCTATGGCCAAACGGGGTATACACCTCTTCGATATCGCTATCCTGCACGCCTTTTGAATGCAGGAACGCGCGGAGGATCTTGTTGGTGGTTCGTGGATAAACATAGTCAGTCCCGAGCAGGAAGAAGCGTTTAGCGCTGCCGCCATCTTCACTCATCAGGTATTCCACTGCCGGGATGGCCTGCTGATTAGGAGCCGCGCCGGTGTAAAAGACGTTCGGCGACATCTCTTCGCCCTCATACTGCACCGGATAGAACAACAGCCCGTTGAGTTCTTCAAATACCGGCAAGACTGATTTGCGGGAGACGGACGTCCAGCAGCCAAATACCACCGCAACTTTATCCTGAGTTAATAATTGCCGCGCTTTCTCTGCGAACAACGGCCAGTTAGAGGCCGGGTCGACGACCACCGGCTCCAGTTTTTTGCCCAGCACGCCACCTTTGGCGTTGATCTCATCAATGGTCATCAGCGCCACATCTTTGAGCGGCGTTTCAGAAATTGCCATGGTGCCGGAGAGCGAATGCATAATGCCGACTTTAATCGTGTCGGCAGCATAGACGCTAAAGGTCATCCCCATGCTGACAACGGAGGCGGAGAGCGCAAAAGCTTTTAACAGGGTACGACGTTGCATAATTCACTCCTGAATATTCAAATGACGACGGTCAAGGAAAGCGTTCAGAAGAGATCAGGCAAAAAAGATGCCAGGTATGTTTTTATCGCGGGAATCAAGGAGAAAAGACGGAACAGCGGGCGTGGAGCATTATTGTGGCACAGCGCTGCATTATTACAGTGCAACGCTGTGCCGTTGCGTGTTACCAGACCTGAGAAGCAACATCCGTTACCAGACGGACTTTATCCCACTGCTGCTGTTCGGTCAGCGAGTTACCTTCCTCGGTCGAGGCGAATCCGCACTGCAGGCTCAGGCAGATCTGTTTTAAATCGACGTATTTCGCCGCTTCACGAAGACGAGCTTTTACCCCTTCAGGATCTTCCAGCTCGCCGTTTTTGGTGGTGATCAAGCCCAAAACAACCTGCTGATGACCAGGACGAATAAAGCGCAGCGGCGCAAAGTCACCGGAGCGATCGTTGTCATATTCGAGGAAAAACGCATCCACGTTCACCGTGCCGAATAAGATCTCTGCTACCGGCTCGTAGCCGCCTTCCGAAATCCACGTCGAGCGGAAGTTACCGCGACAAACGTGCAGGCTCACCGTCAGATCGTCAGGCTTACCTTCCAGCGCTTTATTCAGCACCCTGGCATAAATTTTTGCCAGCTCATCCGGATCTTCGCCACGTTCACGCACCTGACGGCGCTGGTCGTCTGAGCACAGATACGCCCAGACGGTGTCATCAAGCTGTAAATAGCGACATCCCGCTGCGTAAAATGCCTGAATCGCATCGCGCCAGGTGGTGGCGAGATCGGCGAAGTAATCGGCCAGATCCGGATAAACACGGGCGTCAATGTCTTTACGCCCGCCGCGGAAATGCAGGACGCTGGGCGACGGGATGGTCATTTTGGGCTCAGCATTACCACTGATGCTTTTCAGATAGCGAAAATCTTCCAGCATCGGGTGATCGCCGAATGCCAGCTTTCCGGTCACACGCACGCCGTGGGCTTTGGTCTGTACGCCGTTAAACTGAATACCTTTATCGGAATCGTAGCGTTCCACGCCCTGTAATCCATCAAAGAAATCAAAATGCCACCAGGCGCGACGGAACTCGCCGTCGGTCACCACATGCAAACCGCATTCGCACTGCTGTTGAACCACATGGCGGATGGCGTCATTTTCTATTTCGCGAAGCTGGCTGGCGGTAATGTCACCGCTCGCCAGTTGTTGACGCGCCTGCTTAATGCTGTCCGGACGTAAAAAGCTGCCGACGATATCTGCGCGGTACGGGCCATGTTGCTGTGACATATTTTCTCCTCTGGCTATGGGCAGTTCATTGCCCACAGTGATAATTCAGCATGTGAACTTATAGACTTCTGGATGGCTATATGTCTAAAAGATGACACAGTCTATATCACATCGCAAAGGAGAAAATTTCACGGCGCATGAAAATAATTCACGTTGCCGCTGATGACTCTCCGGCAAATGCAAAACCTTCATCGTGCCATCCGGTCATGCCGCCGAGCATCAGCTTCACCGGTCGGCCCAGCCTGGCGATTTTCAGCGCGGCTTTATCCGCACCATTACAATGTGGGCCGGCGCAATACACGACAAATAACGTTTCCGGGGGCCACTGCGCTACTGTTTGCGCATTGATTTGCCCATGTGGAAGGTGTACGGCACCCGGCAGATGTTTCTGGTCAAAATGCGCCGGTTGGCCAATCACGTGGAGTAGAACAAAGTCCTGCTGATGGTGGCTTATCGCGTCATGAACGTCCGAGCAGTCCGTTTCGAGGCTCAGGCGACGGGAAAAATACGCAGCGGCTTCCTCAGGGGCAGCAGCAGGATAATCAGTAACGTAACTCATAGCGTGTTCTCCTGGTTTATGTTAACAATGATTTAACCAGAGTGCGCCCGGTAAAACCGCCCATTAACATGTCAGAAAACAGCGTAAAAATGACAATCTCGCCCTCCCCACTTACGCCACGACGCGTAGTCGTTCTCGCCTATGATGGCCTTTGCACGTTCGAGTTTGGCGTGGCGGTCGAAATTTTTGGCCTGCCGCGCCCCGAATTTGGCGATAACTGGTACCAGTTTGCCGTGGCGGCTGTGGATAGCGGCGAAATGCGTGCTACGGGAGGGATCCGCATCATGGCCGATGGCGGACTGGATTTACTGGCGCAGGCGGACACCATTATTATTCCGGGCTGGCGTGGCATTGATTCCCCGGTGCCGACGGCGCTTATCGACGCATTACGTCAGGCTTACGCGCGCGGCTGCCGGATAATATCGATCTGCTCCGGCGTGTTTGTCCTCGCGGCGACAGGATTGCTCGCGGGTATGAAAGCGACAACCCACTGGCGCTATACGCGGATCCTCCAGCAGCGTTTTGCGGATATCACGGTGTTGAATGATGTCCTTTATGTCGCCGGACAGCGCGTGATGACCTCGGCGGGCAGCGCAGCAGGTATCGATCTTTGCCTGCACGTGGTACGTGAGGATTACGGACTGGAGATCGCCAATAGCGTTGCGCGTCGACTGGTGATCCAACCCCACCGTGATGGCTCCCAGGCGCAGACTGTTCCCCGTCCCGTCGCCAGCGCCCGTGAAAGCCAGACGCTGGGCCAGCTATTTGATTATCTGCATCAGCATCTGGCGCAGAGGCACAGTCTGGAGGTTCTGGCACAGCGGGCAGGCATGAGTCCCCGAACCCTGCTACGCCGGTTTGCCCTTGCGACCGGCACCACGCCCGCACGCTGGATTTTGCGCGAGCGCCTGCGCTGTGTTCAGGCGCACCTGATGCATAGCCAGCACAGTATTGAGACCATCGCAGAGTTGACCGGGTTTGCCAGTGCCAGTGTATTACGTCAGCACTTTCGCCAGCATTTTGCGCTATCACCGACCCAATTCCGTAAAGAAAACCGTCGCGTTAATCAATAATGGCGCTCTGCTTTCTGGCACAAAAATAAGAAGAGTGAGAAAAAGACAGATCGATTATTGCGGTATTTATCTACTCACTTTTTTCTTTTCTACGTCCCGGCTGTCTCCCGCATACGTAGAATGCATTAAAAAAGTTAATGTGTTGTTATTTATTTGAGCATTTAAAAATATTTTTGCGTTTGAATTTGTACATTTGCAGGTTTGTGACTAGTTTAAAACCGTTGAGATTAAGCGTCCCGACTTTCCACTATCGTTAACTATGCACGGTGCAACATAAAACATGCCAATACAAGAAGTCGACCAGAGTTCCCCGCTGTCGTTTGGTTATAACCATGATGATGCCGGGCAAAAAGTCATTTCT
Coding sequences within it:
- a CDS encoding cobalamin-independent methionine synthase II family protein, with amino-acid sequence MSQQHGPYRADIVGSFLRPDSIKQARQQLASGDITASQLREIENDAIRHVVQQQCECGLHVVTDGEFRRAWWHFDFFDGLQGVERYDSDKGIQFNGVQTKAHGVRVTGKLAFGDHPMLEDFRYLKSISGNAEPKMTIPSPSVLHFRGGRKDIDARVYPDLADYFADLATTWRDAIQAFYAAGCRYLQLDDTVWAYLCSDDQRRQVRERGEDPDELAKIYARVLNKALEGKPDDLTVSLHVCRGNFRSTWISEGGYEPVAEILFGTVNVDAFFLEYDNDRSGDFAPLRFIRPGHQQVVLGLITTKNGELEDPEGVKARLREAAKYVDLKQICLSLQCGFASTEEGNSLTEQQQWDKVRLVTDVASQVW
- a CDS encoding rhodanese-like domain-containing protein; the protein is MSYVTDYPAAAPEEAAAYFSRRLSLETDCSDVHDAISHHQQDFVLLHVIGQPAHFDQKHLPGAVHLPHGQINAQTVAQWPPETLFVVYCAGPHCNGADKAALKIARLGRPVKLMLGGMTGWHDEGFAFAGESSAAT
- the ftrA gene encoding transcriptional regulator FtrA produces the protein MSENSVKMTISPSPLTPRRVVVLAYDGLCTFEFGVAVEIFGLPRPEFGDNWYQFAVAAVDSGEMRATGGIRIMADGGLDLLAQADTIIIPGWRGIDSPVPTALIDALRQAYARGCRIISICSGVFVLAATGLLAGMKATTHWRYTRILQQRFADITVLNDVLYVAGQRVMTSAGSAAGIDLCLHVVREDYGLEIANSVARRLVIQPHRDGSQAQTVPRPVASARESQTLGQLFDYLHQHLAQRHSLEVLAQRAGMSPRTLLRRFALATGTTPARWILRERLRCVQAHLMHSQHSIETIAELTGFASASVLRQHFRQHFALSPTQFRKENRRVNQ
- the urtA gene encoding urea ABC transporter substrate-binding protein, which translates into the protein MQRRTLLKAFALSASVVSMGMTFSVYAADTIKVGIMHSLSGTMAISETPLKDVALMTIDEINAKGGVLGKKLEPVVVDPASNWPLFAEKARQLLTQDKVAVVFGCWTSVSRKSVLPVFEELNGLLFYPVQYEGEEMSPNVFYTGAAPNQQAIPAVEYLMSEDGGSAKRFFLLGTDYVYPRTTNKILRAFLHSKGVQDSDIEEVYTPFGHSDYQTIVANIKKFSAGGKTAVVSTINGDSNVPFYKELANQGLKATDVPVVAFSVGEEELRGIDTKPLVGNLAAWNYFESVDNPANQKFVADYKAWAKAHKLPNADTVVTNDPMEATYVGLHMWAQAVEKAGTTDVDKVREAMAGQTFAAPSGFTLTMDKTNHHLHKPVMIGEIENNGQFNVVWQTDAPVRAQPWSPFIPGNEKKSDSPVKSGGQ